In one Abyssisolibacter fermentans genomic region, the following are encoded:
- a CDS encoding kinase, with protein sequence MDGVAKLIILRGNSGSGKTTTGKALQRKFGSGTMLISQDVVRREMLFVRDGPNPEASQLLLKLALYGKNNCNIVILEGILNSKWYKNLFENLLDEFKDQVFAYYFDIPFEETLNRHQQKPNAHEFGEKEMRKWWNEKDLLDTTPEVLLHKELSLNGIVDIIYQDVIK encoded by the coding sequence ATGGATGGAGTGGCGAAATTAATAATACTAAGAGGTAATTCTGGAAGTGGTAAGACTACGACTGGCAAGGCTTTACAAAGAAAATTTGGAAGTGGTACAATGTTAATTTCACAAGATGTTGTTAGAAGAGAAATGCTATTTGTGAGAGATGGACCTAATCCAGAAGCTAGTCAGTTATTATTAAAACTTGCACTATACGGGAAAAATAATTGCAATATTGTAATTTTAGAAGGTATTTTAAATTCAAAGTGGTATAAAAACTTATTTGAAAATTTACTGGATGAGTTTAAAGATCAAGTTTTTGCATATTACTTCGATATACCTTTTGAAGAAACTTTAAATCGACATCAACAAAAGCCTAATGCACATGAATTTGGAGAAAAAGAAATGAGAAAATGGTGGAATGAAAAAGATTTATTAGATACTACTCCTGAAGTATTACTGCATAAAGAATTAAGTTTAAATGGAATAGTGGATATAATCTATCAGGATGTTATAAAGTAA
- a CDS encoding DUF4386 family protein produces the protein MNKKLGFYSAVLVGITTLIFAISMLIGNLSLAYFVCMILSWGYILLTCAFYTETIDDRKSVALGGVAFGCLYGVLINVVYFTQLTTVANKTASENVIQVLSYQSLGSLFFNFDLFGYGMMALSTFLVGVSMIAKNKNDKWLKVLLMVHGTFLISCVGMPILNIFKDSSDSSSFAGTIALLIWCIYFIPVAILSAVHFRKEMNLK, from the coding sequence ATGAATAAGAAATTAGGATTTTACTCAGCAGTTTTAGTTGGTATTACAACACTGATTTTTGCAATATCAATGCTTATAGGGAACTTGTCCTTAGCATATTTTGTTTGTATGATACTTTCTTGGGGTTATATACTTTTGACTTGCGCATTTTATACGGAAACCATAGATGATAGAAAATCAGTAGCTCTTGGCGGGGTTGCCTTTGGATGTTTGTATGGTGTATTAATCAATGTAGTATATTTTACTCAACTTACTACTGTTGCAAATAAAACAGCATCAGAAAACGTCATACAGGTGTTGTCATATCAGTCATTAGGAAGTTTGTTTTTTAACTTTGACTTATTCGGATATGGAATGATGGCATTATCTACTTTTTTAGTTGGTGTTTCAATGATTGCGAAAAATAAGAATGATAAATGGTTAAAGGTATTACTTATGGTACATGGAACATTTCTAATTTCTTGTGTTGGAATGCCTATTCTTAATATATTTAAGGATAGTAGTGACAGTTCATCTTTTGCTGGTACAATTGCTTTACTTATATGGTGCATATATTTTATTCCAGTAGCAATTCTATCAGCAGTACATTTTAGAAAAGAAATGAATCTTAAATAA
- a CDS encoding YdcF family protein, with amino-acid sequence MRKFIQYTTLAILLWFGFHIVIIVFDGLNDDLEFVDVGVILGNKVELDGQPSKRLQRRLDRAIELYENKYFKYVIVSGGIGKEGFDEARVMKDYLIQAGIPEDRIILDSKGSNTFMTAKNSIEIVEEMNLNSVMIISQYYHISRTKLAFNKVGFDKVYSAHARIFEIRDIYSLVREFIAYYKYLVS; translated from the coding sequence TTGAGGAAGTTTATACAATATACAACTTTAGCTATATTATTATGGTTTGGTTTTCATATTGTCATAATAGTTTTTGATGGTTTAAATGATGACCTTGAGTTTGTAGACGTTGGTGTAATCTTGGGGAATAAAGTAGAACTTGATGGTCAACCATCAAAGAGACTTCAAAGAAGATTAGACAGAGCAATTGAGCTTTATGAGAATAAATATTTTAAATATGTTATAGTAAGTGGTGGTATAGGTAAAGAAGGATTCGATGAAGCCAGAGTAATGAAAGACTATTTGATACAAGCAGGCATTCCTGAGGATAGAATTATATTAGATAGCAAAGGTAGTAATACATTTATGACAGCAAAGAATTCAATAGAAATAGTGGAAGAAATGAATTTAAATTCCGTAATGATAATATCCCAGTACTATCATATTAGTAGGACAAAACTAGCTTTCAACAAAGTAGGTTTTGACAAGGTATATTCTGCACATGCTAGGATATTTGAAATTAGAGACATCTATTCTTTAGTAAGAGAGTTTATTGCTTATTACAAGTATTTGGTGAGTTGA
- a CDS encoding WecB/TagA/CpsF family glycosyltransferase, whose protein sequence is MQSVNILGVEFSNRTLNETIELIDKQLESQREAPFHVITANPEIVMQMNRDEEFKVIQSKAGLVTADGVGILFGARILGKRIKERVTGIELLTELLKVSEKKAYSVFLLGANEETSIKFEALLNRDYPALRIAGRRNGYFDNNEVERIIEEINEGKTDLLVMAMGSPRSHKWFDKHREKLDVKVVIGVGGSFDTLTGKVKRAPILIRKLNLEWLYRRLKEPSRAERQKDLFRFIKEVFKKRLSSI, encoded by the coding sequence ATGCAAAGTGTAAATATTCTGGGTGTAGAATTTTCAAATAGAACGTTGAATGAAACGATTGAGTTAATAGACAAGCAATTAGAATCACAAAGAGAAGCACCATTTCATGTAATTACAGCTAATCCTGAAATAGTAATGCAGATGAATCGAGATGAAGAATTCAAGGTGATTCAGTCTAAGGCAGGGTTAGTAACCGCTGACGGTGTAGGTATCTTATTTGGAGCAAGAATCTTAGGAAAAAGAATCAAAGAAAGAGTAACTGGAATTGAACTATTAACAGAGCTATTAAAGGTGAGCGAAAAGAAGGCTTATTCAGTTTTCTTACTAGGGGCAAATGAAGAAACAAGCATTAAATTTGAAGCGTTGTTAAATCGCGATTATCCTGCTCTGCGAATAGCAGGTAGACGGAATGGCTATTTTGATAATAATGAAGTGGAGAGAATCATAGAAGAAATTAACGAAGGTAAAACTGATTTGCTAGTAATGGCAATGGGTTCACCGCGATCACATAAATGGTTTGATAAGCATCGAGAAAAGTTAGACGTTAAAGTTGTCATAGGAGTTGGAGGCAGTTTTGACACACTAACAGGAAAGGTTAAGCGAGCCCCAATTCTAATTAGAAAGTTAAATCTTGAATGGCTGTATAGACGGTTAAAGGAACCATCTAGAGCTGAGAGGCAAAAGGATCTATTTAGATTTATTAAAGAGGTTTTTAAAAAGAGATTATCGAGTATATGA
- a CDS encoding alpha/beta fold hydrolase — translation MGLIILFIFGLFTISTIINCICCKLEIKKLNNCYGKFVQINEEKMCVDISGSGNKVVVLLTGWCSPSPVLEMAPLREWLKDEYMVITIEYYGYGLSDITKKERTIENITEEIHCVLQSLGYSRYTFMAHSISGVYGLYYANQYPEEVEAFVGIDTSVPKQNEYMNTQKLNLKSAYISIFEKNIGILRIASKISSRLIVDDVKGFIRSKEDTKLLIMLYLNKWFNKTVINEQQNSIENFKKCKYLKFPKEIPVLFFLSSKECEKLKQWYILHEEIITDKKRSKIVILEGSHFLHYYYSLEIINIFKKWIEHPLEQCHQPKNTKISNELLKKISKNT, via the coding sequence ATGGGTTTGATTATTTTATTTATTTTTGGATTATTTACAATTTCAACAATAATAAATTGTATATGTTGTAAATTGGAAATTAAGAAATTGAATAATTGTTATGGTAAGTTTGTTCAAATCAATGAAGAAAAAATGTGTGTTGATATTAGTGGAAGTGGCAATAAAGTAGTTGTGCTGCTTACGGGTTGGTGTTCACCTTCACCAGTGTTGGAAATGGCACCATTGAGAGAATGGCTTAAAGATGAATATATGGTTATAACAATTGAATATTATGGATATGGATTAAGTGATATCACTAAAAAAGAAAGAACAATTGAAAATATTACTGAAGAAATTCACTGTGTATTGCAATCTTTAGGATACTCACGTTATACATTTATGGCACATTCTATATCTGGTGTGTATGGATTGTATTATGCTAACCAGTATCCCGAAGAAGTAGAAGCTTTTGTAGGTATAGATACATCTGTGCCAAAGCAAAATGAATATATGAATACACAAAAGCTTAATTTGAAAAGTGCATATATTTCAATATTTGAAAAAAATATAGGTATACTCAGAATTGCATCCAAAATTTCGTCGAGGTTAATAGTTGATGATGTAAAAGGGTTTATACGTTCAAAAGAAGATACTAAGCTATTAATAATGCTATATTTAAACAAATGGTTTAACAAAACTGTAATAAATGAACAACAAAATAGCATTGAAAATTTTAAAAAGTGTAAATACTTAAAATTTCCAAAAGAAATACCGGTATTGTTTTTTTTGTCAAGCAAAGAATGTGAAAAATTGAAGCAATGGTATATTTTGCATGAAGAAATTATTACAGATAAAAAACGAAGTAAGATTGTTATTTTAGAAGGATCACATTTTCTTCATTATTATTATTCGTTGGAAATTATTAATATATTCAAGAAATGGATTGAACACCCACTAGAGCAATGTCATCAACCTAAGAATACAAAAATTAGCAATGAATTATTAAAGAAAATTTCAAAAAATACATAA
- a CDS encoding tyrosine-type recombinase/integrase, producing MFATHLLERGTDPKYIQELLGHSSPKTTEIYTHVTKNSLRNIQSPLDKMMK from the coding sequence ATTTTTGCAACACATTTACTGGAAAGAGGGACTGATCCTAAATACATACAGGAACTTCTAGGACATTCAAGTCCAAAAACTACAGAGATATATACACATGTTACAAAAAATAGTCTTAGAAATATACAAAGTCCATTGGATAAAATGATGAAGTAG